The sequence below is a genomic window from Macadamia integrifolia cultivar HAES 741 chromosome 1, SCU_Mint_v3, whole genome shotgun sequence.
ttttagcctttgtgagagagtgtttgagagttaTTTGAAGACCCGAAGTTCAGCCCAAAGATCAGTACGAGTACAGCCAAGGAGATCAAAATCATTTCCAGCCattgtcagggttttggaaATTTGGATCGAAGTCCAAATCTCCCAAACCACTCAGCAGTTCAAactcatcttttgaaggatacCTAGATAGGTACAAGGGATCTTatttccaattttgaggatcatCCGAAGCCGATAACCTAGTTTCTAAAGAGTGGTTAAAAGTTTCAAAATTCATATCGACAGTATATTTCACAATTCAGCTGGCAGAATTTGTTCAAGTTTTGATGGTTTGTTCCTTCATATACGATCTCCATTCGACCCAAAGTTCAGTTCCATCTGAGTTGTGGTTTGTGAGTAATCaaaatcttctctattcagccagaatttcagatcctgcctgggattaggatcacttgagATTCTAGCTAATGTAGGGATGGATTGGaccaccaaaccagacccaagactacAGGATTTTATAAACtagagaacaaccaaaattcacccaTAAGGAGACAGCAGTAATAATCCAGAATTTAACCAGTAATTTGAAAACCAAAAAGAACAAATACAGAATTCTGGAATATCGACTAGCAGAAATTATACCAGTAAGCAGAATCAATTAACAATAGAATTAGGACAGAAAATAGGTCACCATCAGTCACACCAGATCACAGAAATAGTATCGATCTGTCAGGACAGTAACACTGTGAATAAACCAACACAGTAACAGTTTTAGAATTAAATCAAAAACTGTTGAAGCACTAACAGTCTTCAATATTCAGAAAACTTAATTCAGCAGTCCAAAAAATGCAATTCATATCAACAAAACTAGAATCCAGAAAATGGAAACTTCAGCTCACTAAAAGACGAAAATCtggagatttctaatatctcaTCAATGGCTGAGTAGAATCAGCCAATATTTGGGTCGATTCTCACTGGTATGGAGAGGAACCTTTGATCAAAAAATTGGACTAATCGGATACTCAGATCTGGTCATTCCAACAGTGGCGGATGCTCCGTTTTGCAGAATTTTTTGGGCAGCAGAATGATAGATTACATATCTTGTTTTGCAGCCCTAATAAGTCttgaaagagatataaaaacttaagagaataatacttgaagtAGACCTTCTGGACTTCACGCCGTAAGGAGTCAATTGGATTAAACActaattccttcagccttgatcaaacacaagtcAAATCTCCATGAcgaagacaatagcagcagctattaatttttttttcaaaatcatctaggcttttaggagcctcctcttctttatttataatgttaatggcggagaaaattacaaaatagaaggttcctcaaaaaagaaaccaaatattctcctaatacaatagttactaaaaactgaaattagaaactagttgaaaaaagaaacaaactacTAGtaacttgactcaattaataacttgactcctaaagaaacaaatataactcaaatcaatcccaattaaaaatgaaactaatgaaaatggaaactaactagtaatcccatattcaatcttagacctcccttttagacccataaaagtaatCTATTATACTCAAAAtacataggatcaaaggcccaacatgtatggaacccaaccctaagcttattcctaataaaacaagtctattttggtaattaatctgcatcaactctccccatcttaaAAAAATTTGTCCTCGAATTTTACAGTGATAAGGAGGAAACAACATGTGCGTAGCAGCTTTAACCATTTCCAGACAAAATTCTGGTCGCTTGTAAACTTTTGAAAGGTAGTCTTTAAGGTGTGGAGCTTTCttttcaaagaaccatgatggcataacaaactctatatgctcaacctctgaatcaataccaactgtgaatgtcgtgtgcatagagtcgtcaatgttggtaaccttctcatcaaggattggaacaaacgcttccttttcatcatgaatctcaaaaacttcttgtggagttctttcaatcactacatcatcttccacatctttaGTCTTGTCtattatgctctcttcaatgtagaatcaTTCACTGGAGtattcttccatggtttcagtcttgtctactatgctctcttcaatatagaactcttcagttgaatcttctatctcttgaccttctgtctttgaagcttcaagaaccatctcttcaatgtgaaccttgacttcaagttaTTTTGGTTTTAATAGAGGTATTTTCACTTTACATAGAGGAGTTGTGGCTTTTGAGGTTGCTCAAGTGTTAAGTTTAGTggttgaaaaaaatttcttgaccTCCCCAACTTGGTAACTAAACCTTCTACCTGGTTGTGCCATAAGTTCCTTTGTTCGAAGAGCCTTATCAAAACAATCTCTCACTGTATACACATCAGCAACACCAATTCCTCTATTAATTTCATCTCGTAATCTTAGTTGAAACTGAGAAAGTAATTGTCTCTCATTCTTCCTAATGCTTGTGCAAGAATAAAGTACATCAAACTTATTCATATACtcggcaacagtcatagaccTTTGACGAAGAGAATTCAgatggtcttgtatgcgagctctgaagttgcgtgaAAAGATTTATCTGAtagctcaagcttcatctcctcccaactagtaggttctccACCACGATCTTctaactctagctcataggtcctccaccactcacgagcagCCCCAATTAGCTTTGCACGAGCTAGTTttatcttccgttcctcagggaACTCATAATAGTCGAAATAGTCGTCCagtgccactacccaatcatagaataATTGGGGATCatgtctcccatcaaactccttcagatcgagcttgaccttctgtgaatctccagaatacctctgttgcacaggacgctcagtctcaaaatatcctcttacatgctcttcaatAGTAGGTTGTGCTATCAGAACCCTCTGTGGTACTCTCatattagggtttgctctcctgttagtCAACTGAGCAACTACATTCAATGGGATTTCTACTTGGGGTATTATACGTGAATCGCCAGTAGACTGTTGTagtggggtctcttcattcaacaacctggcatccaattcagccttcaattcagtctGTAAGGCTTGCTGTTCAGCCTTCATCTCAGTCCTCATagtctgtagcatctccataagagaagctagagtgggggtgttgttcccagccatgctctaataccacttaatgtagggatggattggaccaccaaaccagacccaagactacAGGATTTTATAAACtagagaacaaccaaaattcacccaaaaggagacAGCAGTAATAATCCAGAATTTAACCAGTAATTTGAAAACCAGAAAGAACAAATACAGAATTCTGGAATATCGACTAGCAGAAATTATACCAGTAAGAAGAATCAATTAACAATAGAATTAGGACAGAAAATAGGTCACAATCAGTCACACCAGATCACAGAAATAGTATCAATCTGTCAGGACAGTAACACTATGAATAAACCAACCCAGTAGGAGTTTTAGAATTAAATCAGAAACTGTTGAAGCACTAACAGTCTTCAATATTCAGAAAACTTAATTCAGCAGTCCAAAAAATGCAATTAATATCAACAGAACCAGAATCCAGAAAATGGAAACTTCATCTCACTAAAAGAtgaaaatctggagatttctaatatctcaTCAATGGATGAGTAGAATCAACCAATATTTGGGTCGATCCTCACTGGTATGGAGAGGAACCTTTGATCAAAAAACTGGACTAATCGGATACTCAGATCTGGTCATTCCAGCAGGGGCGGATGCTATGTTTTGCAAAATTTTCTGAGCAGCAGAGTGATAGATTACATATCTTGTTTTGCAGCCCTAATAAGTCTTAAAAGAGATATAAAAACTTATgagaataatacttgaagtAGACCTCCTAGACTTCACACCGCAatgagtcaattggatcaaacactaaTTCTtttagccttgatcaaacacaagacaaatctccatgacgaagacaatagcagcagccattaattttttttcaaaatcatctaggcttttaggagcctcctcttctttatttataatgttaatgggggaggaaattacaaaatagaaggttcctcaaaaaggaaaccaaatattctcctaatacaatagttactaaaaactgaaattggaaactaactgaaattagaaactagttgaaaaaggaaactaactactaatgacttgactcaattaataacctTACTCctaagaaacaaatataactaaatcaagcccaattaaaaatgaaactaatgaaaatggaaactaactagtaatcccgtattcaaaCTTAGACCCCCCATTTTAGACCTAtgaaagtggtctattacactcaaaacacatgggatcaaaggcccaacatttATGGAACCCAAcgctaagcttattcctaataaaacaagcttattttggtaattaatctgcatcactagCCTTAAATTATTGTTTCTTAAAAATCTAAATAGTATTATGGTTATGTTTTTTTCAGCTTCCAATGAGTTACACAAGGCCGGTGAACTATGACAGGCATCACTTCCTCATTTCTTAGGACAATAGTGTCCCATCAATGGGTATATGTCAAAGAATCAACATAAACCATTCAAGAAGATAGGGATATCAAAGTGCATCAAACTTAGGGAGACAGAGAACCTTTAATTTTACCATACATCGCCAAAGCTAATAAGTAAACTAATAAAGACAATTACTAGTACAAATATTGGTACCCCAGCCAGTAGCAATAGCTTACAGTGTCCCAATGTCATGGGGTCGACTTTACTGACTTCACAACGCCCATTAAGGCatcccctctccccccccccacccctccccctccccctcccctcttttctGACTTGTAGCCCTCTGTGGACCTTGTAGTGTACTATAGGGTCATTTATaaattccaaaataaataatactgATAAACTATTCTAAATTCATTTGAAAAGATACCCAATGGTAAGCTCTTAGCATACATTTCTGAGTAGCCAATCTTGAGTTCCTAACACACACTTCTAAATAGCAACCAAGAAAGACAGTATCATCCAGAACCATACGAtcaacaattttctttttaagcaATAGTTCCCATGACATTACGACAAAAGCACAACAGAAGTTTCTGTGGCAATGGTAGAATCATCTGAGTTTTATTTTAATAACTAACAATGATCATTACAAACACTCGAGGTTCATTAGAGAGAAAATACATGATAataacaagaaaaagaatatggAAGAATAAGAAATACATTTTTGGAATATCCGAGTTAAACACAATTCAAGGATCGGGATCAACCTATGCCGATTGGGAACGAACTGGATCAGCTGGTCCAAATGTTGCCAATTCAGAATAATTGAAATCGTTGAGTTAAAGAGTGAGTTGTTCTTGTACTTGACTTCATTGTGCACTTTTGGTCAAGGAATCAACCTGCCCTGAAAGGTGGTTAAGATTAATGTCTACTTTAAAGGAGATGAAGGATGCGCATTGGGTACGGAAGATGAAAGAGCATCAGCTTAGGTTTTTTATCTCTCACTCTCAGTCTCAGTCTCagtctctgtgtgtgtgtgtgtctgtctgtgtgtgtgttaaACGGAGCTAACCGCTAAGCATGTGGATATATTGTTAAATAATCCTTCCTCGTCACTTGTTTTATCATCACATCCAGATTCCAGACTGGTGTTGCTTGTTGTAAAAAAACACCAGGAAAAGGCTGGGTTAACCACCCACCGTCTTTCTCTTTCccccctttgaaatgaccctCTACCCCTCTTGTACATTGTCCCGACCAATGCCCTCCATTGATGCCACCCACTAGCTTACCACACGCAGGTGgtgtgcctatccctctcccaaaagGGCCATTTTGATTTTAAGAATTCATAAAGACTAAGGCTGCCAAAGTAGATGACTAATGAAGATTCATTAAGTAGATATTCTTGCTAGTTACTCTCTGTCAGTTTCCTCAATAAACTGAAACTACGAATAATTCCTCAGCACAGTAAGTTTTGAAGTTACAGTGCCTAGAACAGGATAGTAACATTTGAAAGTCCCAACCCTTTCAGCTAGGAGCAGCCAAACAAACAATTAAGAGTATAATACTGGTCTGAAGGGACAGGTGCTGATGTCTGTAACTCTTCACAGCATATCCATCATTTGGTACAAAGTCTTCCCATCAAAACTTGCTGGGTTCTAGTGGATTTTCACAAGAGAGGGAAAGACCAAAATGTAAATTGCATATCAAGTATTCCACCACCACAaagcatccattcccttagtgCAAAATCCTTTATGAAATGGATCTCAGCATGCAACACAAGTCTAGAGAGATGGAAAAAGACATCCACCATATGACATTAGATAATTATTtcctttaagaaaagaaaataaagtgaatTCAGAAATTTTCTAGGCTGTCCAAATAAAGTGCATTCAGAAATATTCTAGGCAGTCCGTAAATAAGTAAATCAATCCCATCTCCTgaaaaacaacaataagaagTCCATTATAAAAAAAACTTCAAGATAACAAGAACTTGAAACAAGGGCACAATAACATAAACACGAGGTTAGAACACAATAAATAAACAGATCCCCATAAAGAAATCTACTTTATATACCAAAAAGCAGCGCATACTATATATTTACAAAACTCAACAGAAAGATCACTTGATCATACAGACTCCCATGGAGATTaccaaactgaaactgaaaatatgttcaaatttattttcctttaccAAAAGTCCACTGAAGAACATAACACAGCCATCTAAGTTGCGAGACTAGGCATTAAAACCACCCAGGTTACAACGGGTTGCATGTCGACGCCCTAGTAAGCGGGGAGCAGCTAGGCCAAATTGTAAATCAACTCCTCCTGGTAACAAGTCACTGCGCCCACCAACAGGTCCAAGACCCCAAGGTGGTACACAGTCTCTGAGAGGAGCATATACTCCAATTGGGTATGGCCTGAATATCCTTGGCCTCATGGTACACAtactcctcctcttcttcctcgcATAAAGTACTGCAAACTTCCCTTTCCAGCTCCCTTGCATTCCCTCTGCCGCAGAAAATCCAAACTCTTTagcaaatttctctttccaaaGGTCATCGTTTGACGATAGATATCGCAGTTCAGAACAAATACAACCAGTCTTTGCAGTATCTACACCAGGAAGAAATTCCAGAATTCGAATCTTAAGTTCAGTCGGGAGCAGTATGAAGCATGGCGGAGAAGCTAATCCCGTTTTCTCACAGAGATCGACAAGGAGAGGCAATGTCAGCCCGTCCTTCACCATCTTCCAAAATTCAAACAGTTTCTTTTCATGGGTTGATTTAACAGCATATTCATCTTTGTCGATTACAGCACCAATAGAATCACAATTTGTCCACACGAAATTTATCGACGGCATGACAAGAGATTCATCCAAAGACAACGCATAGATATCCGAACCCTTTTTTGCTAAAGACCCATAAACATTAACGAATTTTCCCAAAATCTGAAACTTCAAGACAACAGCTTCTACAACCTCACTTCCAGAGCCGAAAAGATCAGGGATTGTGTAATTTACGCATACTGTAGAAGCCATTGAAGCCCATCCTTGTGGAAGATGAAAACCGGCTATCTTCTGGTTCGTCGCAGAATCAAAGCAAACAAATCCAGACTCCAAAAGAACAGCATGAACAGCAATCATCATAAGCTTGCTGTTACTCCCAGCGTTTCCCGCCTCCTCTTTGAATACCTTCTTCATAAAGCAAGGCACAGAATAGGAGTTCCTCAGTATCTCAGGTTCAGGTTCATCTACATCCATCTCTTCCAATTCATTCGTATTTTCACCAGTATTGTCAGAAATGCCCACGGGTACCTCTTGGGGTGGATTCAGGGACACGGCTGAAGAGGTACGTTCAGAACTCAAAGCCATCGTCAGGGAGTGAGAATCATCCGGCTGCTTCCGTTTTTCCGATTGGAGATCGAAAACCTTATTACTTGCCTGAAATTGAGGATTCGTAATTGACTGAGGGGTTTCAAATTGGAGATCCGAAATATTATTACTTGCCCTAAATTGAAAATCGGAAAGCTTATTACTTGCCTGAACTTGACGATTCTCTCCCGTCTGGGTCTGCTGGGTCACAATTGAGGTTCCTACCGAGAACCCATTAGGGTTAAGAGTGTAGAAGATCAAGTCCCCAGAAGTGACACCGAGAGACTGGAGAGATTCCTCGGGAGCAGACTCGGGAATCTCATCTTTCCTGTTGAGAGACAGATGTAGGGTTtcaggaagagaagaaatcttCTGAGCAATAGCGTTCTTTAGGTCTAGCAAAGAACATGGAGACGGCGTCTCGATCCTCAGAGTCTCCTTCGATTCTAAAGCTCTCACTCTCAATTTCATGTTGCTTTTGATTAACCAACTCTTTTGGTCTCTATCGAACGAGATATTGAAGGAAACTGAACTTTGCAGACAAGAAACTCCCCGGTGAAAGACTCTAAAACAGGGAAACCATAACCAACCGAATGCCAAAAGTAAAAAGTTTCGACTATAGGGTATTTATAGTGCTTCCGGTACACGCTATCATGGAACAATCACAAGCTCCCGTTCATTTGGAATCTGAACAACTTGGCAGATTTCCCCAACTGTGGCCGCCAATTACATAGTTCCGGGTTTTGCATTACACAATTATATAAGTGGCAAATGCCTTTACCcattatacaatttttttttttctctttttgttacCGTTTGTCTTCccaaaatggattttttttttttttcgtcaaaAGATAATATATTCGTCATCATGGCAGATTACAATCTTGTAatttgaaacatcatcatcagaaaTACAAGAATCAGAATTAGGCCAAATTGTCCTATTTACCATAAACAGAAACAGGGTCCTCCTAAAAAAAGAATATGCCTAGCATCGTGACCTTTGGAATACGAGCAATATTATAACCATCAAGATAGAAAAATATATGTCTAATCCCTTGGCTTGGAGAGGACATGAGACTCCACCTCAGGAAGCAAGGTCTATAATTCCTTGGGGCCACTAGCCTGAGATTCACTAGGGCCCAGAAGCTCCCGGTTTGTAGTTGGTCTAAAATCAGATACCCCTCCTGtctccaaatatatatatatatatatagtctaaATCCTCTACAATCGGcctaattaggggtgtcaaccggtcgggccgatccagtttcggtcgggcttaatcgggcttgaaaactttcaaaggctacaccgtatccgcccatttaactaatcgggcttagttattgagggcatggtacactttatattcagtcggtcggcctcgggctataatcgggctaccttaatcaggctttagtcgggcgttaaccgggctacggacatgtttaatgttaaacgggctttaaccggtttttaaacgggccctctttaaaatgtgctcttatattccggcccactcatgcaagcccaaaaaaatgacaataaatcaataaatgataccaagtataaccattatttaaaatgtgaacatgtctttattttttagtttttattctttaatttggggggcaaaataggtattctacaatcattaaagggtcgggccaagtcagtgcacaataggccggtctcggtcgagCGTTATTCGGTCGATCTCGGTCAGGAGCCCGACgatccaagtagcaaaatcgagaccgaccatttataaatgggccgggctcaagcccgacacgtttaataaacggtccgggtctggccggtctataaacggtcagtCCCGATCAATTTAGTCAGCTCTGGcaacgaattgacacccctaggcctAATAGAAAGAGGGATATCCAAGGAAGTCAACTTTAagcatttttttcatatttggttaaTCTGGTAATAGATGTCATTGGGAAGTCCAGGGATATCCATGGAACTCAATGAGACAAAATTCAGAGACTTTTGTAGACTCTGTATGAGAATTGAGATTTTGGAGTCTAATACTGTTTTGTAATAGGACACCGAAATGGATAAGCTGGGAGATACGacaggaagaagaaagcagcTAGGAGGGCGAGTTAGGGGGATAGATGACCTGCCGAGCCAGAATAAGTTAATTGACTCACTTGAAGGTATGTCAGAGATTCATATGGGTTTTGTGCCCATTGAATTTTGAGAAACAGAAGTCCAATGCTACTGAGATATTCCTTGTGTAGGAAGTTGTGAATAGCTTGAAAAAGAAGTAAATCCTTGATTAGGATATCTAGGGAGAATTGAGTATAATGTGATCCACTTGTGTTAAGAGAATCTTTTGGTATTTCAATCTTCGTACAGGTGTTTTGTACGAAGTGGTGCTTGCAGAAGATCACCCAACAGTCTTTGAAGCAGTGGTTCCACTAGAATTATCTTTTGCTTTGCCTTTGcctttatctttatttatttttatccaaCCCTTGTCAAGAGGTTCATTCATGGCCTGCTAAAGTAATCTACATGAAAAATTTTGGCATTATTAATATATTCAATATCAAATCTATATTGACTAATTTCGTTATACCAATTAATACACCTGGCATTTTCTTCACACGTCTTAGACTTCAAAAACTCACGAACTGCTTGGTTATCAATTCttattagaaatttttttggaataagaTAAATTCTAAACTTTTGCAGTCCATTAAGAATAgttatttctttttcaaatataaGATAATTTATTTGGGCAGGTATAAATTTGCCAGAATTATATTCCCCAAAAATACACCACCTCTTATTTGTCAGTCTTCAGATCACCTTGTAAGCAAGTCCCTTCAAAGATTGCTTCCAATAGTCCTTCACAGCCAAGGCCTCTCTCACTTGTAACACCCTGCATTTGGAAGCAGTTAAATGTCATAGTGTTAGGACCCAGCTGACACTGAGGTAGATGGATGTCCCATTATGGGCCAACAATACTAGGGATGCAAATGGATAATCTCAATCCGGGTTCGTATTCGTTTAAGGGTATCCGTATTCGAAAAATAGATATCCAAAAATTATCCGAACCGGTTTGAAAACTAAGTGGATACGAATATGATAATCCTAATTTTTGACCGATTATTATTCAATTTGTTTAGCTATCCGGTGGTAAAGAATATCCATATCTGTTTCTCCGAATCCATTTCTTTCATTATAATATTaagtaaatatattaatttttattacataGTAATAGTGTAGAAATATCATATGTGATGCTTGTCAGGATGGATTTGTATTGAGTTTAGTTGGTCAGGATAGTTGAGTTCCGTTAATCAGAATGGATCTATGTAATTATTGGAGTACCAAGTGcttttttttagataaatttACTCTCTATGTCTCATATCTTCTTAACATTTGAACCAAAAACAGATTTGGATTAGGCTCTTAAAGTTGGTTTTTGTTGTGATTCTAGGCTATGTGGTTCCAAACTAAATT
It includes:
- the LOC122078559 gene encoding F-box protein SKIP22-like, whose amino-acid sequence is MKLRVRALESKETLRIETPSPCSLLDLKNAIAQKISSLPETLHLSLNRKDEIPESAPEESLQSLGVTSGDLIFYTLNPNGFSVGTSIVTQQTQTGENRQVQASNKVFDLQSEKRKQPDDSHSLTMALSSERTSSAVSLNPPQEVPVGISDNTGENTNELEEMDVDEPEPEILRNSYSVPCFMKKVFKEEAGNAGSNSKLMMIAVHAVLLESGFVCFDSATNQKIAGFHLPQGWASMASTVCVNYTIPDLFGSGSEVVEAVVLKFQILGKFVNVYGSLAKKGSDIYALSLDESLVMPSINFVWTNCDSIGAVIDKDEYAVKSTHEKKLFEFWKMVKDGLTLPLLVDLCEKTGLASPPCFILLPTELKIRILEFLPGVDTAKTGCICSELRYLSSNDDLWKEKFAKEFGFSAAEGMQGSWKGKFAVLYARKKRRSMCTMRPRIFRPYPIGVYAPLRDCVPPWGLGPVGGRSDLLPGGVDLQFGLAAPRLLGRRHATRCNLGGFNA